ctaaccactagggtacctaaccccctacactctaaccactaggctacctgacccccctacactctaaccactaggctatctaaccccctacactctaaccactagactacctgccgccctacactctaaccactaggctacctgaccccctacactctaaccactagcctacctgcccccctacactctaaccactaggctacctgccacccctacactctaaccactaggctacctgccccccctacactctaaccactaggctacctaacccccctacactctaaccactagactacctgccgacactctaaccactaggctacctgccccctacactctaaccactagactacctgccccccctacactctaaccactagactacctgcccctacactctaaccactaggctacctgccccctacactctaaccactagactacctgcctccctacactctaaccactaggctacctgccgtccctacactctaaccactaggctacctgccaccccacacactctaaccactaggctacctgccgtccctacactctaaccactaggctacctgccgtccgtacactctaaccactaggctacctgccgtccctacactctaaccactagcctacctgccgtccctacactctaaccactaggctacctgccgtccctacactctaaccactaggctacctgccacccctacactctaaccactaggctacctgccgtccctacactctaaccactaggctacctgccgtccctacactctaaccactagcctacctgccgtccctacactctaaccactaggctacctgccacctctacactctaaccactaggctacctgcctcctctacactctaaccactagggtacctgccgaaTAGAGCTAATATTATTGTCAGTTCTTCCTGACAGACAAtactatattttttaaataacacatTTATTTAGTTTCTTGCATGTAAAAACATTCTGTTTTTAAACTAGTGTTTCTGAGTACAGGAACAGAATAATTCTTATTGAGCCTACTTTGCTTTACCTTGTGTTTATGGATTTTAGCTGAGAATAACATTAGATTGCACTTCACTGCCCTAAAGTGCTTATAGGTCCTATATTTCACACTTTGTTTGAAAAAATACCTCAGATTATGACAATTACATGTTTTTttacacacagaaataaaatatataactTATATTTAACAAAgttaattcatttatttccacAAACGAAACACAGTGTAGGTCTCGTGAGCAGTAGGTAGGTGTTGGCCTTCTACGCGGAACAGAAATTATGCTCGTCCTAAGTAGGCCGTGCACATTTAAATGTAACCCCTTCCTGTCCATTCTTTAAATACTTCCCCCATGTTATGAAATCCACGGGGTTAATGTATTCAACTctaggaaaaacattccaggtacTGCTTTCAAGAGAGACAACGATTATGATATGTCTGAATGTTTAACTTCAGGCTAATATTGGCTGTTGCTTGTGATCTTTGCGTTAGCTTTCCGATTTTGTTTAGTGATTTGCTTCAATATACTTTCGTTACTCACCGAAGTATAGATGTGACTCGTGTGATGACGGAACTTTTCTCCGTTTGCGTAAACTGTCGTCGTTTCTCCAAAATACGAAAGACACGATTTTTGAGTATTTTAACTACGAAATGCGTATCCAACAGAGGGGTATAGACCAGACGCAGACTTCTTTATCTTCTGGCCGGGGTTTAGAAACATATCAGTGAGAAATAATTACAAATCACACATTTACAGGCAcagggttagtgttcccacacacaccatgttacagcgcttgtttacCAGTGAAGCTGGGGGGGGGGAAACGATTGTTAATTATCGTGATATTGTTTTTGATTATATATTGTTTTGGTAATATTGAATTATTTTTTTGCGCGAGATCTGTCATGATGTGCTTGTGTGTTTTCATTACAATTGCAACGGAAACGAGTGTCTATTGCACAAGTCCACCCCCTGTTGTtccatctgctaaacacgtgtatgtgacataCGATTTGACTTTGGTTCCTAGTAAATACACCCCTGATCTCTTTCAAGACAGCCTCTGTCTCTAATCCCATtaacccctctatcccctcctccctcccagacaGAGCTGCCTTAGGCAATGGCCTCCCCTTCACCCCACGACCGGAGTCGTCGCCCCAGCGAGGACCAGGATGAGGAGGACCCAGTGGACCAGATGATCAGCAGGACAGGATGTGGGGAGCTGCACTACGCTGTACAGGAGTGCATGGCCGAGCACCAGGACTGGAGGAAGTGTCAGAGTCAGGTCCAGACCTTTAAAGACTGTATGATGACCTTCCAGAAGGCCCGGAAGGAACAGCTGATGAAGCAGAGGCCGTCTACAGAGTCGGCCTAGAAGAGCATCGGGTGGTTTGGGTGTTTTCGTATCTGGACTGATAACTGAGATATCAACGTTTTAGTTTTGCCGCTGACATTATAATTGGTTAACGTGTCTAAAACAGTCCTTCCCAAATGGTGGATCGCAACTGAGATTTTTTGGGCCACAGCCCAAGACTGGGTCCGTGCTGACTGGGTCCGTGATGACTGGGTCCGTGCAGACTGGGTCCGTGCTGACTGGGACTTGTGGTTCACAAGATATCACATAAAGCTGTAGGTCTCAACTCATCAAGTTGTGGGAAAAGACAATGTTAAAACACCGTCACACTGCTTAGAGCACAGACTGTTTGTCACAGTATTTGTTATGACCGCAGAACCTTTTCTCAGACTGTTTTCCCTCTGGGCTTTCCTGATGCGTCAAGATTAATAACTGACAATTCTCTTCTCTAAATCAATCATGTGGTTTAGGGCTGTGTATGTGTTGAAAAGCTACAACATTCACATTTCATTCACAGCTTATAATTGGTTAAAGGGTGGATGGGTGTGTGCTTgccctaagagagagagagagagagagagagagagagatcagttccTGTAGTGGCAGAGTTAACAGGCACATTTTAATGTGCTTGTATTCATTTTGAcattaaaaaaagtatatatGTCCCCATCATTGGTTTTCTTTGTCTTATTTTTATctatttgtaatttattttaactTCCATCACATTCAACCTTGTGTAGTTCAACACTGGGCCTTTTTGTTTACAGTACCACATGTTACAGACTTTAGCCACAGGGTGGCAGTATAACCTTTATTTTCCTCTGAGTAAATTGAAGGAAACTCTTCAATTGCAGCCACATTAAAATGAGACTAGCATTGAAAGGAGAGGGGGGTGTAAATTAAATGAGAGTTTCTAGTCTgaaaatatatttacacactTAAGTCATttattaatttgtattttttttattgtgataGGTCAACTTCTTATTGTGTTCAGTTTTCCAGTGCTTCTTTTGTATAGGTTTCTGATGGCGTCCATGACCTCCTCTGTCCTCAGTGAGTATATGATGGGGTTCAACATAGAAGGCAAGGTCTGGGTCAATGAGTTGTTGATGATCCTGGCATTAGGATGTATGTAGCTGACTACTGCAGCGATGTTATTACCCACCATGGGCAGATAGAAGATGGCCACCAGAATTAGGTGAGAGGTGCATGTTCTCATGgctttacccctctcctcccccgtgGCGATCCTGATCAACGCGATGGCAATGCAGAAATACGTGAGGACTATCAGTACGATGGGGACACACATTACCACCAGGAAACAGACCCAAGCCATGATGTTGTTGAGAGAGTTGTTGTTGCAGGACAGTGCATAGGTTGGGCCGTGGTCACAGAAGAAGCTCTTTATCGCCAGAGAGCCACAGAAGGAGAGGCGAGTTATGAGGCTAACAGTGAAGGATATCAAAGCCAGCGTGAACAGCCACAGTACTACTAGGATCACCACCATGGCCGTTCTGGTCACAAAAACATGGTACCTAAGAGAAGGAAAATTAAAtattaaataatataataatatatgtcaTTTGGCAGAAGTTTGTATCCGAAGCAACTTACAACAGTGATGGGTGGCCCCAGCGGGAATTGAACTCAATGataaaaaatatgaattttaaaaaatgaagaaaGCTTTATCTTTTGAAACATTTACCTGAGAGGAAAGACGATGGCAACGAACCTGTCGTAGgccagggtgaggagagagagagactgcatagTCATGAAGACATAGACAAAGAACATGCTGCTGAGACAGGCCTCGTAGGAGATGTACTGCTTCTCAAACAGAAAAGTCTCTATGAGCTTAGGGATGAGAGCCGTGCTCCCACACAGGTCTGTCACAGCCAGGTTGAAGACTATGACGTACCTAGGTTAAAGATGGGGGGGGAGGGGTGGTTAGGAAAATGTCCTATTCACGTGCGATGCTTTTGAAAAGTAAACAGATCAATGAGACCAGCTGTTGCTAAGATAGAATCACTGGTCCCTTTGTTTAGAAAATCAAATGCAAAGATGTATGTGATATTAGAATACTCTTGACCAAACCTTGTGTTGGAGCTAACAACATACTTGGCCGTGTGGAGGTTCCTGGCCAGGTA
Above is a window of Oncorhynchus tshawytscha isolate Ot180627B linkage group LG30, Otsh_v2.0, whole genome shotgun sequence DNA encoding:
- the LOC112239677 gene encoding cytochrome c oxidase assembly factor 4 homolog, mitochondrial, with the translated sequence MASPSPHDRSRRPSEDQDEEDPVDQMISRTGCGELHYAVQECMAEHQDWRKCQSQVQTFKDCMMTFQKARKEQLMKQRPSTESA
- the or109-11 gene encoding odorant receptor 109-11, which produces MAHEQSVLVSSNATFVRPSYFYINGFENIPHIKYYYVFLGLVYAVTVLANSFIMTVIYLARNLHTAKYVIVFNLAVTDLCGSTALIPKLIETFLFEKQYISYEACLSSMFFVYVFMTMQSLSLLTLAYDRFVAIVFPLRYHVFVTRTAMVVILVVLWLFTLALISFTVSLITRLSFCGSLAIKSFFCDHGPTYALSCNNNSLNNIMAWVCFLVVMCVPIVLIVLTYFCIAIALIRIATGEERGKAMRTCTSHLILVAIFYLPMVGNNIAAVVSYIHPNARIINNSLTQTLPSMLNPIIYSLRTEEVMDAIRNLYKRSTGKLNTIRS